In the Sorghum bicolor cultivar BTx623 chromosome 4, Sorghum_bicolor_NCBIv3, whole genome shotgun sequence genome, CGCCGGCTCGGCCGCGTTGCTGACACTGACGCCGGCCGCGCCCGCCGCGGCCTTGTCCAAGGAGGACGTCGCCGGCTCGCTTATCAAGGTGCGCGCATGTGCCAGTTGGCCGCTCTCGCTCTTCTAGAATGCCGGATTAATCCGTTCGATGCATTGTGGTCGGATACATTGCGATTGCGCAGGTGGTGGACACGGTGGACGACGTCATCGGCGTCGGCGGCAAGGCCGCTGAGCAGGTGGCGGCCGTGCTCAAGGCGCTGGGCGAGGCCGTCCAGCCGGCGTTTCCGGTTCTGAAGAGCGCCAGCGACGAGGCCCTCAAGCTGGCGGCGCCCGTGGTGTCCGGCGCCTCCAAGCAGGCCACGGAGGCACTCCAGGGCGCCGGCGTCGACCCCGCCCCCGTTCTGTCCGTCGCCAAGGTACGGTGGTACATAATAAGCCACAGCTTCTTGACCTGCGGCGAGTCGGCGACTGTTCCGTTCGCGTTCGGTTTGACTTGACGACCTTGCTCTGCTCAGTAGACCGCAGCGGAGCAGAGCACGAAGGTGATCGACGCCGCCAAACCCGTCGCCTCGGCGACCGTGGAGACCATCACGACGTTGGGCCCCGAGGGCTACGTCGTCACCGCCGGAGCGGCGCTTCTCGCGTACCTCCTCGTGCCGCCAGTCTGGTCGCTAGTCTCCTTCAGCCTCCGCGGCTACAAAGGTACCTGTTGCGTCGTTTGATTTCCCTTTAGACCAAAGGCACTGGCCCTGCTTTATATCGAAAGCAAACGGATACTGGGGATACCAGTTTACAGTGACGTTCAGCAAGAGAAACAGACCTCCACTACTACCCTCTAAGCCAACAAACTGAGACGTCAATTTGATTTCATCAATGCTGCAATACATTATACTGTACATCTTTCGCATTGTTCGTCatggcaaaaatcttcattaattGCGTTGCTATACAAAGGTGACCTGACCCCTGCGCAAGCACTGGACAAGGTCACCACGCAGGACTACGTGCTGATCGACGTGCGGAGCGACAAGGACAAGGCCAAGGCAGGCGTGCCGCAGCTGCCATCGAACGCCAAGAACCAGCTCGTCTCTGTGCCGTATGCAGCCATTTCTTCCCTCGACACGATCGAGCTCTCTTAGAACGTGCTAGCTAGTGCATTTTTCTCCATTGCAACGCAAGAAGTCGTCACGCACGATGCTGTGTTCTCTCAGGCTGGAAGACCTTCCGAGCAAGCTCAAGGGCATGGTGCGCAACGCCAAGAAAGCCGAGGCGGAGATCGCCGCTCTGAAGATCTCCTACCTCAAGAAGATCGGCAAGGgctccaacgtcatcatcatggACTCGTCGGTGCACCCCAACCCATCTCcagttcttcattaattattccGATTGCTTCTGCCTTCCGACATTGATGAGCATGGTGGTGATCTTTTCTGACCTTCGTGTGTGGTGTGGTTTTCGTATGGGCCTGCAGCTACAACGACGTCTCCAAGACTGTGGCGAAGACGCTGAACAGCGTAGGGTTCAAGAACTGCTGGGTCATGGCCGGCGGCTTCTCGGGTCGGAAAGGGTGGGCGCAGAGCCGCCTTGGGACGGACTCGTACAACCTGTCCGTGGTGGAAGTCGTGACGCCGTCGCGGGTGATCCCGGCAGTCGCAGGCCGCACTGGGACGACCTCTGCACGCATAGCGTCCCGAGCAACTACTCGCAAGCTTCTTCCCGGCAGCGTAGACTGATGAGTGGGGCTGAAACAACATTCAAAGTGTAAATCtcaattttcgttttattttgaGATGCAACTTTTGTTCTGTGCGTTCCCTTGTCTTTCTACAGTATTTATTACGGGCCTTACCCTTCTTAGACGAAAATGCAGAAATGCACCAGCGTGACTAAACTGCAGCTTCAGTGTCACCCCTCTATCAGCGTTAGTACAACTTGTACACAAATCAACTGTAATAGCACAATTTTGtgtccaaggccttgtttaattccaaaaaaaattgcaaaatagaaatagtagcactttcgtttgtatttgacaaatattatccaattatggactaactacactcaaaagattcgtctcgtcaatttcgaccaaactgtgcaattaatttttattttcatctatatttaatactccatgtatacgtttaaaaattcgatgtgacagggaatctgaaattttttgcaaaatttttggagaactaaacaaggcacaaGACTGGAGCCGTGATCAGAGTGGAGTCcttaccccccccccctcctctcCCCATTCTCAAAATGTACCAACGtcgccttgttcgtttggctgataaaccaTGGCACTGctgactgatttattgtgaaagaaaaacactgctgaatggctgacaggattcggctgataagctcaagcgaataaCATTTAAATTAACAAGCTAATTACTGACAAGTATTTCACCGAAGAACGTATTTGTATATAACAAAACAACCCCCATATAAATATCATTCTTTAAACAAGGTGTTGCCCAAACTTCACACTTGCAAAGATTAGCTTATTGACACATTAGTCCTTATCATCAACATATCAAGAAACTCATGTATGGCTCAATGCCAACTCAACCATACACCATGAACTTGAACAAATGGCACCAATAGCAAGCAATATAGTGAGCAATCAAAATGTATTgcaaaataaataacaaatcaaGCAAGTGTATAAGTTAATTGGGACATGACAGTCTATAATATATGCTAATTGGGACATGACAGTCTATAAGGTGACAATGACACTTCGGCTAAGGTGACAATGTG is a window encoding:
- the LOC8071736 gene encoding calcium sensing receptor, chloroplastic isoform X2 encodes the protein MAPMSVPATLAPPAPPKASPTARSSARRAPAADAASVAASSVAGSAALLTLTPAAPAAALSKEDVAGSLIKVVDTVDDVIGVGGKAAEQVAAVLKALGEAVQPAFPVLKSASDEALKLAAPVVSGASKQATEALQGAGVDPAPVLSVAKTAAEQSTKVIDAAKPVASATVETITTLGPEGYVVTAGAALLAYLLVPPVWSLVSFSLRGYKGDLTPAQALDKVTTQDYVLIDVRSDKDKAKAGVPQLPSNAKNQLVSVPLEDLPSKLKGMVRNAKKAEAEIAALKISYLKKIGKGSNVIIMDSYNDVSKTVAKTLNSVGFKNCWVMAGGFSGRKGWAQSRLGTDSYNLSVVEVVTPSRVIPAVAGRTGTTSARIASRATTRKLLPGSVD
- the LOC8071736 gene encoding calcium sensing receptor, chloroplastic isoform X1, with translation MAPMSVPATLAPPAPPKASPTARSSARRAPAADAASVAASSVAGSAALLTLTPAAPAAALSKEDVAGSLIKVVDTVDDVIGVGGKAAEQVAAVLKALGEAVQPAFPVLKSASDEALKLAAPVVSGASKQATEALQGAGVDPAPVLSVAKTAAEQSTKVIDAAKPVASATVETITTLGPEGYVVTAGAALLAYLLVPPVWSLVSFSLRGYKGDLTPAQALDKVTTQDYVLIDVRSDKDKAKAGVPQLPSNAKNQLVSVPLEDLPSKLKGMVRNAKKAEAEIAALKISYLKKIGKGSNVIIMDSSLQRRLQDCGEDAEQRRVQELLGHGRRLLGSERVGAEPPWDGLVQPVRGGSRDAVAGDPGSRRPHWDDLCTHSVPSNYSQASSRQRRLMSGAETTFKV